Sequence from the Actinocatenispora sera genome:
TGGCACGTCACCGTGCCGACCATCCGGCGTTCGGTGGCGACCAACCTGATGCTGATCACGTTGCAGACGCTGTCGGTGTTCGGGCTGATCTTCGCGATGACCAAGGGTGGCCCGAGCAACAAGAGCACGACGCTGCCGATCTACACGTACCAGACCGCGCTGCAGAACTACGAGATCGGGTACGGCACCGCGATGGCCCTGGTGCTGCTGGTGATCGGTGCCCTGTTCTCGCTGGTCTACCTGCGGGCGTTGCGACCGGAGGCGGACTGATGGCCAAGTCGGTACAGGCGGCGGGCAAGGTCGCCGCGAACGTCGGGCTGGCCGTGGTGGGCGTCGCGTTCCTGGTGCCGCTGCTGTGGGTGGTGACCACCTCGGTGGCGCAGGGGCAGACGTTGAAGGTGGAGTGGCCCCAGCACTTCACCGGGGCGAACTTCGCGCACGTGGCCACGGTGGACATCCTGTTCCGCCCGCTGTTCAACGGGCTCGTCCTGTGCGGTGGGGGCACGCTGATCACGGTGGTGGTGGCGATCCTCGCCGCGTACCCGTTGTCGCGCTACCGATCCCGGCTCAAACGACCGTTCCTGCTGACGATCCTGTTCACCACGGGCCTGCCGATCACCGCGATCATGATCCCGGTGTACGCGATGTTCACCCAGCTGAACCTGATCGACCGGATGTGGTCGGCCACGGTGTTCATGGGGTCCACGGCGTTGCCGTTCGGCATCTGGCTGATGAAGAACTTCATGGACAGCGTGCCGGTGGAGCTGGAGGAGGTCGCCTGGACCGACGGGGCGAGCTCGATGGCGACGCTGCGCCGCATCGTGCTGCCGCTGATGTGGCCCGGCGTGGTCGTCGTGACGATCTTCACCTTCATCGGCATGTGGGGCAACTTCTTCGTGCCGTTCATCCTGCTGATCGATCCGAACCAGTTGCCGGCATCGGTCAGCATCTTCACCTTCTTCGATCCGCAGCACGGCGGCGTGCAGTACGGCCAGCTGGCGGCGTTCTCGATCTTCTACTGCATCCCGGTGGCGGTGTTGTACCTGGTCATGTCGCGGAAACTGTCGGGCTCGTTCGCCCTCGGCGGTGCGTTGAAGGGCTGAATCACCGGTAACGGAAGGGAGCCGGGCCACGAACAGTGGCCCGGCTTTCGTCGTGCTCGCGCCGCAGCGAAACGCCCCTTAAGGTCGCTTTGCATTACTTGGAGTTGTTTCGTCCTGGCGGGCTGTGGTCATGGCGCATGTCCGCCACATGACGGACATTGAATGCCTACCGCCAGCTTCGGGATTGTTACCCCCAGCGCGGTACCAGCCGCGTCGTTGCTCACATTCAGGGGCAAGGAGGCCCCGGGTGACAACACGTGCAGAAAGGCTGGGAGGACCTTGATGCACAGTAAACGAACGCTGCACCGACGCGTGAGAGCCGGCATGTACGGCCTCGCGGTCGCCTCGGCGGTGGCGCTGGGAGGCCTGGGTACGCAGACCCCGGTGCTCGCCGCCCCGTCCGGGGACACCACGACCGCCCGTCCCAACGTGGAGAAGGTCTGCGGACCGGCCAAGGCCGGCGAGTTCACCTGCTTCTCGTTGCGTCGCACCGATGTGGCCGGTGCGAAGGGCATCCAACCCAACGACACGCCGTCCGGGTACGGGCCGACCGACCTGCGCAGCGCCTACAACCTGCCGGACAACGGCGGTGCGGGCCAGACCGTGGCGATCGTGGACGCGTACGACAACCCGAACGCCGAGTCCGACCTCGCGGTCTACCGCGAGCAGTACGGGCTGCCCGCCTGCACCACCGACAACGGGTGCTTCCAGAAGGTGGACCAGCGCGGCGGGACGGACTACCCGAACCCCGACTCCGGGTGGGCCGGTGAGATCGCCCTCGACCTCGACATGGTCTCCGCGATCGCGCCGAACGCGCACATCCTGCTGGTGGAGGGCGACACCGCCAGCTTCGACGACCTCGGTACCTCGGTCAACACCGCGGTGGCGATGGGCGCCAAGTACGTGTCGAACTCCTACGGCACCAACTACAACTCGCAGCCCGGCAGCGGCGAGTCCGCCGACGAGCTGACCTACGAGGAGGAGTACTACAACCACCCGGGCGTGGCGGTCACCGTCTCGTCCGGTGACAGCGACTACGGCGTCGCGTTCCCCGCGGCCTCGCAGTACGTCACCTCGGTCGGCGGCACCGCACTGGTGCGCGACAACAGCGACCGCGGGTGGTCGGAGAGCGTCTGGCACAACTCGTACGGTGGCCCCGGCTCGGGTTGCTCGATGTACGAGCCGAAGCCGACGTTCCAGCAGGACAGCGGTTGTGACATGCGGGCCGTCGCGGACGTGTCCGCGGTCTCCGACCCGGAGACCGGTGTCGCGGTCTACAACAGCTACCAGGCGTCCGGCTGGGCGCAGTACGGCGGCACCAGCGCGGCGTCCCCGATCATCGCCGGGGTCTACGCCACCGCCGGTACCCCGGTTGCGGGCAGCTACCCGAACGCCTACCCGTACGCCAACGCCGGCGCGCTCAACGACGTCACCGAGGGCGCGAACGGCAGCTGTGACCCGGCGTACCTGTGCACCGCCGGTGCCGGTTACGACGGGCCGACCGGCCTGGGCACGCCGGACGGGCTGGCCGCGTTCCGCAGCGGTCCGCACGGCGTGGTGTCCGGCTCGGTCACCGACGCGGGTTCCGGCTCGGCCATCTCCGGCGCGACCATCAAGGTCGGGGACAACCAGGCCACCAGCGGCGCGGACGGCAGCTACACGCTGACCATGCCGCCGGGTGACTACACCGCGACCGCCTCCGCATACGGCTACCAGGACAAGACCGCGTCGATCACCGTCTCCGACGGCGGCACCGTCACGGCCAACTTCGCCCTGTCGCCAGTGCAGAAGCACACCGTCACCGGTACCGTCACCGACGGCTCCGGCCACGGCTGGCCGCTGTACTCCAAGGTCACCGTGGACGGCGTCCCCGGCGGCCCGGTCTACACCAACCCGTACACCGGCAAGTTCTCGCTGGAGCTTCCGGCGGACGCCGACTACACCCTGCACGTCAGCTCCGAGCTGCCGGGCTACACGGGTGTGGACAGCGCCGTGCACGTCGGCGACGCCGACGTGCACCAGAACCTGCAGCTGCTGGCCGACGCGAGCACCTGCGCCGCGCCCGGCTACACCAAGAAGTACAACGGCACCAACCAGTCGTTCGACGGCACCACCGCGCCGGACGGCTGGACGGTTGCCGACGCCACCGGCGACGGCGGCTGGAGCTTCACCGACGACGGCAACCGGGGCAACAAGACCGGTGGTGACGGCGGCTTCGCCATCATCGACAGCGACCACCTCGGTTCGTCCAAGACCGAGGACACGACGCTGACCTCGCCGGTGACCGACCTGTCCGACGTGGACTCGCCGGCGGTCGGCTTCGACACGTACTACTACGGCTACTCCAGCCAGGTCGGTGACGTCGACGTCTCCGTCGACGGCGGCGCCACCTGGAGCAACGTCTGGCACCACACCAGCGGCATCACGTCCGGGCACCAGGAGGTCCAGGTACCCGAGGCGGCGAACCAGGCGGCGGTGCAGGTCCGGTTCCACTACACCGGCCACTACGGCTGGTACTGGGAGCTGGACAACGTGTTCCTCGGCGACGCGTACTGCGCGCCGGTGCACGGCGGCCTCGTCGCCGGGCAGGTCACCGACGCCAACACCGGCAGCGGCATCACGTCCGCCTCGGTGAGCAGCGATGACAAGCCGGCGGAGAACGCCAACACCGTCGACGCCGCCGGCGGCGGCTTCTACTGGATGTTCTCCTCGTTGACCGGTGCGCACCCGTTCACCGCCAGCAAGGGCGCCTACCAGTCGGTGTCGAAGTCGGTGT
This genomic interval carries:
- a CDS encoding carbohydrate ABC transporter permease; this translates as MAKSVQAAGKVAANVGLAVVGVAFLVPLLWVVTTSVAQGQTLKVEWPQHFTGANFAHVATVDILFRPLFNGLVLCGGGTLITVVVAILAAYPLSRYRSRLKRPFLLTILFTTGLPITAIMIPVYAMFTQLNLIDRMWSATVFMGSTALPFGIWLMKNFMDSVPVELEEVAWTDGASSMATLRRIVLPLMWPGVVVVTIFTFIGMWGNFFVPFILLIDPNQLPASVSIFTFFDPQHGGVQYGQLAAFSIFYCIPVAVLYLVMSRKLSGSFALGGALKG
- a CDS encoding carboxypeptidase regulatory-like domain-containing protein is translated as MYGLAVASAVALGGLGTQTPVLAAPSGDTTTARPNVEKVCGPAKAGEFTCFSLRRTDVAGAKGIQPNDTPSGYGPTDLRSAYNLPDNGGAGQTVAIVDAYDNPNAESDLAVYREQYGLPACTTDNGCFQKVDQRGGTDYPNPDSGWAGEIALDLDMVSAIAPNAHILLVEGDTASFDDLGTSVNTAVAMGAKYVSNSYGTNYNSQPGSGESADELTYEEEYYNHPGVAVTVSSGDSDYGVAFPAASQYVTSVGGTALVRDNSDRGWSESVWHNSYGGPGSGCSMYEPKPTFQQDSGCDMRAVADVSAVSDPETGVAVYNSYQASGWAQYGGTSAASPIIAGVYATAGTPVAGSYPNAYPYANAGALNDVTEGANGSCDPAYLCTAGAGYDGPTGLGTPDGLAAFRSGPHGVVSGSVTDAGSGSAISGATIKVGDNQATSGADGSYTLTMPPGDYTATASAYGYQDKTASITVSDGGTVTANFALSPVQKHTVTGTVTDGSGHGWPLYSKVTVDGVPGGPVYTNPYTGKFSLELPADADYTLHVSSELPGYTGVDSAVHVGDADVHQNLQLLADASTCAAPGYTKKYNGTNQSFDGTTAPDGWTVADATGDGGWSFTDDGNRGNKTGGDGGFAIIDSDHLGSSKTEDTTLTSPVTDLSDVDSPAVGFDTYYYGYSSQVGDVDVSVDGGATWSNVWHHTSGITSGHQEVQVPEAANQAAVQVRFHYTGHYGWYWELDNVFLGDAYCAPVHGGLVAGQVTDANTGSGITSASVSSDDKPAENANTVDAAGGGFYWMFSSLTGAHPFTASKGAYQSVSKSVSVATDDVTRADFSLTAGQITLDKSSISKKVDWAGTASGSVTVTNTGGQPATVKVSEQPGGFQMQSKSTGAPVHKVKADTSAKRLAGSNGKAGNAPAEVPAADDAWTSIANAPTAIQDSAVGVHDGKVYSAFGFNGSADTKDLYVYDPADGSWSQAASAADTREGNPAHGFINGKFYVVGGWGADGNPDTKLEIYDPANDSWSTGTSAPSIYAGAGSAVLDGKLYSIGGCTSSCGQKAVSVYDASSDSWSTAADYPESTSWTSCGALSGKIYCAGGSGPSSSSQHAFVYDPGSNTWTQVADLPIDLWGSAYTAANGLLLVSGGVTGNGAAITNQGYAYNPQDDTWSPLPNANASLYRSGSAIGFYAIGGNPGGFLVPPVATSEVLGGYDQGGSSDVTWMSLNRKEITLAPGESKKIKVSMDASVPDITQPGDYTAGIGLSTDTPYQVAPVQVTMHVQPPATWGKITGTVSGDDGKGNVAPIVGATVQIDSWTASYTLKTDKDGNFALWLDYRNNPLTVIYAKDGYAPQVKSVTIKQGKTVTVSVTLKKS